From Seriola aureovittata isolate HTS-2021-v1 ecotype China chromosome 20, ASM2101889v1, whole genome shotgun sequence, a single genomic window includes:
- the LOC130161587 gene encoding histone H1-like: MVCLSTASCSGLFNSPLSQSDHSCLIESEEEIMAEVAPAPAAAPAKAAKKKVSKPKKVGPSLSELIVKAVAASKERNGVSAAALKKALAAGGYDVEKNKVRVKTAIKNLVAKETLVQTKGTGASGSFKMNKKVEPKAKKPLAKKPAPKPKKTVAKKPAAAKKSKTAPAKKPAAKKSPKKPKKPVAAKKVAKSPKKAAKSPKKVLKKAPAPKKAPAKKAAKPKVKKAAPKKK; the protein is encoded by the coding sequence ATGGTGTGTTTAAGTACCGCCTCCTGCTCCGGGCTTTTCAACAGTCCGCTCAGTCAGTCTGATCATTCCTGCTTGATTGAAAGCGAAGAGGAAATAATGGCAGAGGTAGCACCAGCTCCAGCCGCCGCCCCGGCAAAGGCCGCCAAGAAGAAGGTTTCCAAGCCCAAGAAGGTCGGCCCCAGCCTGAGTGAGCTCATCGTCAAAGCCGTGGCCGCTTCCAAGGAGCGGAACGGCGTGTCAGCGGCCGCCCTCAAGAAGGCTCTGGCTGCCGGAGGCTACGATGTGGAGAAGAACAAGGTCCGCGTCAAGACCGCCATCAAGAACCTGGTGGCCAAGGAGACTCTGGTCCAGACCAAGGGAACCGGAGCGTCCGGCTCCTTCAAGATGAACAAGAAGGTGGAGCCCAAGGCCAAGAAGCCCCTGGCCAAGAAACCCGCTCCTAAACCCAAGAAGACCGTCGCCAAGAAACCCGCAGCGGCCAAGAAGTCCAAGACCGCGCCAGCCAAGAAACCAGCAGCTAAAAAGTCTCCCAAGAAGCCCAAGAAACCTGTAGCCGCCAAGAAGGTCGCAAAGAGCCCCAAGAAGGCAGCCAAGAGCCCCAAGAAGGTGCTCAAGAAGGCCCCAGCACCCAAGAAAGCCCCCGCCAAGAAGGCCGCCAAGCCCAAAGTCAAGAAGGCAGCACCCAAGAAGAAGTGA
- the LOC130161594 gene encoding histone H3 — protein MARTKQTARKSTGGKAPRKQLATKAARKSAPATGGVKKPHRYRPGTVALREIRRYQKSTELLIRKLPFQRLVREIAQDFKTDLRFQSSAVMALQEASEAYLVGLFEDTNLCAIHAKRVTIMPKDIQLARRIRGERA, from the coding sequence ATGGCAAGAACTAAACAGACCGCCCGTAAATCTACCGGAGGCAAAGCCCCCAGAAAGCAGCTGGCCACCAAGGCTGCCCGTAAAAGCGCCCCGGCCACCGGCGGCGTCAAGAAGCCTCACCGTTACAGGCCCGGTACCGTGGCTCTGAGAGAGATCCGTCGCTACCAGAAATCCACCGAGCTGCTGATCCGCAAGCTGCCCTTCCAGCGCCTGGTCCGAGAAATCGCTCAGGACTTCAAGACCGACCTGCGCTTCCAGAGCTCCGCTGTCATGGCTCTGCAGGAGGCCAGCGAGGCTTACCTGGTCGGTCTGTTCGAGGACACCAACCTGTGCGCCATCCACGCCAAGAGGGTCACCATCATGCCCAAAGACATCCAGCTGGCCCGCCGCATCCGTGGAGAGAGAGCTTAA
- the LOC130161598 gene encoding histone H2A-like has protein sequence MSGRGKTGGKARAKAKTRSSRAGLQFPVGRVHRLLRKGNYAERVGAGAPVYLAAVLEYLTAEILELAGNAARDNKKTRIIPRHLQLAVRNDEELNKLLGGVTIAQGGVLPNIQAVLLPKKTEKPAKK, from the coding sequence atgAGTGGAAGAGGCAAAACCGGAGGCAAAGCCAGAGCGAAGGCAAAGACCCGCTCCTCCCGTGCTGGGCTCCAGTTCCCGGTCGGTCGTGTTCACAGGCTGCTGCGCAAAGGAAACTATGCGGAGCGTGTGGGTGCCGGTGCCCCCGTCTACCTGGCGGCTGTGCTGGAGTACCTGACCGCTGAGATCCTGGAGTTGGCGGGAAACGCAGCCCGTGACAACAAGAAGACCCGTATCATCCCCCGCCACCTGCAGCTGGCTGTCCGCAACGACGAGGAGCTCAACAAGCTCCTGGGCGGAGTGACCATCGCTCAGGGCGGCGTGCTGCCCAACATCCAGGCTGTTCTTCTGCCCAAGAAGACCGAGAAGCCCGCCAAGAAGTAG
- the LOC130161303 gene encoding cystatin-B-like encodes MQSMCGGVGEAIDANEEIQKITDSVKSKAETKAGKTYDVFTAKSYKTQLVAGTNYFIKVHVGGDEHIHLRVYKTLPCHGEELQLSDLQQAKSHHDPIEYF; translated from the exons ATGCAGAGTATGTGTGGAGGTGTTGGGGAGGCTATTGATGCCAACGAAGAAATTCAGAAGATCACTGACAGC GTTAAGTCCAAAGCAGAGACCAAGGCAGGGAAGACCTACGATGTTTTCACAGCCAAGAGCTACAAAACGCAGCTTGTGGCCGGGACCAACTACTTCATTAAg GTCCATGTGGGAGGAGATGAACATATTCACCTCCGTGTTTACAAGACACTGCCGTGTCATGGAGAGGAACTTCAGCTGAGCGATTTACAGCAAGCCAAGAGCCACCATGATCCTATTGAGTATTTCTAA
- the LOC130161605 gene encoding cystatin-A1-like: MTNMPGGFTDPMDATEEIQKICDQVKGEVQKNTKKVYEEFRAVKYTSQVVNGTNYLIKVHVGGHIYLHLKVYQSRPYDGGEVVLTSVHDDKDDTIVHL, encoded by the exons ATGACTAACATGCCTGGAGGATTCACTGACCCAATGGATGCCACTGAGGAAATCCAGAAGATTTGTGATCAG gtgaaggGCGAagtacagaaaaacacaaagaaggTTTATGAGGAATTCAGAGCAGTTAAATACACCAGCCAAGTTGTAAATGGAACAAACTACCTGATCAAG GTTCATGTAGGAGGGCACATTTACCTTCACCTGAAAGTTTACCAAAGCCGTCCATATGATGGAGGAGAAGTCGTGCTGACCAGCGTACATGACGACAAAGACGATACCATTGTACATTTGTAA
- the si:ch211-161h7.8 gene encoding thiosulfate:glutathione sulfurtransferase, with translation MLRLRCGLSWSLVLVMLSYVLSRSFCQVVAEVTRPTIGSVLRTFTTSSPKCGGTSNNASVVTYSQLKTMLSNRNIQLFDVRNPDEYQAGRIPDAVNIPLGNLEESLKLSPESFEQKYEVKAPGKDDDNIVFHCRTGKRSATALDIAGQLGFSRARHYEGGYSEWAELEGK, from the exons ATGTTAAGACTTCGCTGTGGTCTGAGCTGGTCACTTGTCCTCGTCATGCTGTCCTATGTGCTGTCACGAAGTTTCTGCCAGGTCGTCGCGGAAGTTACCCGCCCGACCATTGGCTCAGTTTTACGGACTTTCACAACGTCCAGTCCTAAATGCGGAGGAACATCCaacaatg CTTCAGTGGTGACTTACTCGCAGCTGAAGACCATGCTGTCCAACCGTAACATCCAGCTATTTGATGTGAGGAATCCTGATGAATACCAGGCTGGACGCATCCCAGATGCTGTTAACATCCCAT TGGGAAACCTGGAAGAGTCTCTGAAGCTGTCTCCAGAGAGCTTTGAGCAGAAATATGAAGTGAAGGCTCCTGGGAAAGATGATGACAACATCGTGTTTCACTGCAGAACCGGCAAGAGGAGCGCCACAGCACTGGACATCGCCGGTCAGCTGGGGTTTAGCAG gGCGAGACATTATGAAGGAGGGTACAGTGAGTGGGCAGAGCTAGAAGGAAAATGA
- the LOC130161606 gene encoding histone H4, producing the protein MSGRGKGGKGLGKGGAKRHRKVLRDNIQGITKPAIRRLARRGGVKRISGLIYEETRGVLKVFLENVIRDAVTYTEHAKRKTVTAMDVVYALKRQGRTLYGFGG; encoded by the coding sequence ATGAGTGGAAGAGGCAAAGGAGGAAAGGGACTCGGTAAAGGAGGCGCCAAGCGTCACCGTAAAGTTCTCCGTGATAACATCCAGGGAATCACTAAGCCCGCCATCCGCCGTCTGGCTCGCCGTGGCGGAGTCAAGCGTATCTCCGGTCTCATCTACGAGGAGACCCGCGGTGTGCTCAAGGTCTTCCTGGAGAACGTCATCCGTGACGCCGTCACCTACACCGAGCACGCAAAGAGGAAGACCGTGACCGCCATGGACGTGGTGTATGCTCTCAAGAGACAGGGCCGCACTCTGTACGGCTTCGGCGGTTAA
- the LOC130161600 gene encoding histone H2B 1/2-like — protein sequence MPEPAKSAPKKGSKKAVTKTAAKGGKKKRKTRRESYAIYVYKVLKQVHPDTGISSKAMSIMNSFVNDIFERIAAEASRLAHYNKRSTITSREIQTAVRLLLPGELAKHAVSEGTKAVTKYTSSK from the coding sequence ATGCCTGAACCCGCAAAGTCTGCGCCCAAGAAGGGCTCCAAGAAAGCCGTGACTAAGACCGCAGCCAAGGGCggcaagaagaagagaaagaccaGGAGGGAGAGCTATGCCATCTACGTGTACAAGGTGCTCAAACAGGTGCACCCCGACACTGGTATCTCCTCCAAGGCCATGAGCATCATGAACTCCTTCGTCAACGACATCTTTGAGCGCATCGCTGCCGAGGCGTCTCGTCTGGCTCACTACAACAAGCGCTCCACCATCACCTCCAGGGAGATCCAGACCGCCGTGCGTCTCCTGCTGCCCGGGGAGCTGGCCAAACACGCCGTGTCTGAGGGCACCAAGGCCGTCACCAAGTACACCAGCTCCAAGTAA
- the LOC130161602 gene encoding histone H2B 1/2-like: MPEPAKSAPKKGSKKAVTKTAAKGGKKKRKTRRESYAIYVYKVLKQVHPDTGISSKAMSIMNSFVNDIFERIAAEASRLAHYNKRSTITSREIQTAVRLLLPGELAKHAVSEGTKAVTKYTSSK; encoded by the coding sequence ATGCCTGAACCCGCAAAGTCTGCGCCCAAGAAGGGCTCCAAGAAAGCCGTGACTAAGACCGCAGCCAAGGGCggcaagaagaagagaaagaccaGGAGGGAGAGCTATGCCATCTACGTGTACAAGGTGCTCAAACAGGTGCACCCAGACACTGGTATCTCCTCCAAGGCCATGAGCATCATGAACTCCTTCGTCAACGACATCTTTGAGCGCATCGCTGCCGAGGCGTCTCGTCTGGCTCACTACAACAAGCGCTCCACCATCACCTCCAGGGAGATCCAGACCGCCGTGCGTCTCCTGCTGCCCGGGGAGCTGGCCAAACACGCCGTGTCTGAGGGCACCAAGGCCGTCACCAAGTACACCAGCTCCAAGTAA